The genomic segment CGATAGCACGGAAGATGGCAAAATTATTGTACGTAGTAATGAAGAATAAACAAATGGTATATCAAGAGATGCCTGCCCCCTCCTTACGAGCGGGATAACATAGGTATGTGAAACAGGGAATTACAGGGACGGGAGCGGTCGAAGCAGAAAAAAACTAAAAAGTTTTGCTCTTCTGCTTGACAAAAAACATAGGAGTTTCGGCGGAGCCGAAACATCGCTGCTGCGTGGAACAACCGCCATCCATGGCGGTACTGTAGCAGTGGACTTCCGTTTGCACAAATTGCCCCATCAGCGCAAAGATGAGGTACACTGCTGTCTGGTAGTTTTGCTCCCGCAATTTCAGCTCTTTACTGCTAAAGTTGTCATAAGAGATACCGGCGATAAGCGCCTGCATCCGTTCCATAAAGCCGTTCACATCACCCTTGCGGATGTCCTGTACAAAGCGTCCTACCCATACACCTGTTTGACCGAACGGCACATCGGAATACGCAGGCAGCAGATTCTCAAAAAAGCCGTACCGCACTTCATCATTCGGAAAGCCAAGCCGATAGAGCCTGATATCGCTTATGTACTCCTTTATTGTCAGATAGCCGGCCTGAAAGAGAATAGGTAACGCATCTTGTGCTACCGCCCGATAGGTCTGTAATCCCGATTCATCGAGCTCAACATTTCCATCCAAGTCGGGGATAAAGTAGTGTGCTTCTTTGAGAAAATTGACCAAAAACGTCGGCGTCCCCGTGCTAAACCAGAAGCTTTTGATCTCTTTATAATCAAAAGCATTGAGGAGACTAAAAGGATTGTACATTCCTTCCCCCGCAGGATGAAACAGATAGCCGTCATACCATTGCTTTAAGGCTGCGATTGCCTGCGGATAATCAAGCCCTTGTCTTTCGGCAAGCGCTTGGATTTCAGGTTCAAAATTATCTTCCAACTCTTTTTGTGTGATACCGCAGATACCGGCATACGTTTCATGTAAGCTGATATCTTTCAGATTATTCAGATCACTAAAAATACTAATCTTGCTGAATTTGGTAACACCGGTTAAAAAGGCAAAGCGGATATATTCATCGCAGGTTTTAATGACGGAGTAAAAAGCTTTGAGTTCGTTTCGGTATTGCTCATTCAAGGCTTCGTTTACGCCCATCGTTTGCAGGAGCGGTTTGTCGTATTCATCAACAAGAATGGCTACTTGCTTGCCGGTTTTTTTCATACGCACGCTTTAAAAGTCCTTCGAAGCGTTTTGGAGGCGTCTCTTCAATAGCTTCTTTCCCATAGATATCTTCAAGCCACGATAAAAAGATATTGAGGTTTTCTGTTAAGGCGGCCATACAATTATAGTTACCGGTATTAAAATCAAGATAGCATACCGGATATTCCTGCCATGCAGCTCTGTTTTCCAATACAGCTTGTTCTTCCTCAGCCTTTTCAAGATACAAGTCTTTGAACAGCTCTTTTTGTCCGCGGAAATATGCTGCCGATGTTGAAAGAAAGAGACTTTTTCCAAACCTCCTCGGACGACTGAGGAAATAGACCTTACTGCTGTTTGCTAGGCGAAAAAGGTATTCTGTTTTATCCACGTAAAGGAAACCTTTTTCCCGTAAATCTTTAAAACTTTGTACACCGATCGGCAATTTTCGTGGAAAGCTCATGCAATGAGTATGACAGGATTTTTCCTATCTGACAATTTCAATGTTCGTCCACAGCCTTTCTAAAAGTCAAACGATGGTGCAAGGATATCAATGTAAAAACTCTCTTGTCTTTTTTTTCCGTTTGCTGTATATTAACCTGAATAAGCAACCTAGACTAGAATAATTACTACAGAGGTTATGTAAGTGATTGTATTTAAAAGACTTACTACAACAAAATTGAATAGAATTTTTTTATGTTTTAGCGAAGATTTAACTGCTACGGCGACTGCAAGAATTACCGGCGTAAACAGGAATACCGTAAACCGCTATTTTACCGGTATTCGAGAAAAAATAGTACGGCACAGCATCGCCGAATATAATGAAGTAATGAACGGAATAAAGGCGGAAACGCTTCGTTTTGAAGCAAAGACTGTGTTGGGAAAACGGCTCAAACGGGTTTTGCAAGAGCGGCCGATATTAGGACTGTTACGGCGAGGAAAAAAAGTATTTATCACTGTTTTAGAAGATTTTTCTCACGACAATCTCTTAACACGGCTGCAGGAGAACCTGCATGAGCGGTATGCTGCCCTGTATGAAAATGAGACGGCACAACCGGAAGCGGTATCATTCAACGAGTATGATCAATACAGAGTGTGGTATGCCGGTGCGGAACAGGAAGGCGATGAGCACGATGCAAAGGGAATAGAGAATTTTTTGACATTTGCAAAAAAACGGCTTGCAAAATTTAACGGCTGTTCATCAAGCAATGTATTGCTCCATTTAAAAGAATGTGAGTTCCGGTACAACCACCGCGGTGAAGACCTTTTTAAATTAATAAAAAAAATCTTTCAAAAGTACTGAGTTGTACCGGTTCATTTTCAAGCAAAATTAAGTTTTCCGATTTAAAAAAGAATGAATGAAAGAATGAATACTGAAGGGGAATATAATGCAAAACAATAAAGACGGAACAAAACTCTGTTATGTAGCTTTGGCGCTTATTGCGGCGGTTACGGTAT from the Treponema vincentii F0403 genome contains:
- a CDS encoding transposase; translation: MIVFKRLTTTKLNRIFLCFSEDLTATATARITGVNRNTVNRYFTGIREKIVRHSIAEYNEVMNGIKAETLRFEAKTVLGKRLKRVLQERPILGLLRRGKKVFITVLEDFSHDNLLTRLQENLHERYAALYENETAQPEAVSFNEYDQYRVWYAGAEQEGDEHDAKGIENFLTFAKKRLAKFNGCSSSNVLLHLKECEFRYNHRGEDLFKLIKKIFQKY